In Microcebus murinus isolate Inina chromosome 20, M.murinus_Inina_mat1.0, whole genome shotgun sequence, the following are encoded in one genomic region:
- the ADGRG3 gene encoding adhesion G protein-coupled receptor G3 isoform X2 yields the protein MAAPRGLGALLLLLLLLLLLLLLLASGEERHTEKPRNVCLEHNYEDSYDTLNLGDRAECFTKCGWSESGPCDVGNLQRYWLNYEAHLVEKSGSETVDMPFVKALIRNFRADTEEDLLFSLQPAQIPRQVTKDEDKPPDRVRLPKSLFGALPGNGSVVRLAVTVLDIGPGNIFKGPRLSQDDGSRVLNNHLVGLSVGHTPVTRLAEPLEIAFSHQRLSPNMTVTCVFWDATKGPTGDWSSKGCSTEPGAKGTVCRCDHLTFFALLLRPVLDQATAKALKHISWAGCGVSMVFLAFTIGLYVALSSKVSDATCGARGAVMHYFLLCVFTWMGLEAFHLYLLVIKVFNTYFGHYFLKLSLVGWGLPALIVVGAGSANSYGLYAIRDLENRTSLELCWFRDGTAVHALYVTVHGYFFSTFLFSAVVLALVAWKIFTLSSATAGKERGQNRKGVLTVLGLSSLVGATWGLAVLTPLGLSTVYAFTLLNSLQGVFIFCWFATLYFPGQSSTASSSGTGRVDRAQSTSHE from the exons GTGAGGAACGGCACACGGAAAAGCCGAGAAATGTCTGCCTGGAGCACAACTATGAAGACTCTTATGACACCTTAAACTTGGGGGACAGGGCTGAGTGTTTCACCAAGTGTGGGTGGTCGGAGAGCGGCCCTTGCGACGTGGGGAACTTGCAGAG ATACTGGCTGAACTACGAGGCCCACCTGGTGGAGAAGAGTGGGTCGGAGACAGTGGACATGCCTTTCGTGAAGGCTTTGATCCGGAACTTCAGAGCCGACACCGAGGAAGACCTACTCTTCTCTCTGCAGCCCGCGCAG ATTCCGAGGCAGGTGACAAAGGATGAGGATAAGCCCCCCGACAGAGTCCGACTTCCCAAGAGCCTTTTCGGAGCCCTGCCAGGCAACGGGTCCGTGGTCCGGCTGGCTGTCACTGTTCTGGACATCGGTCCGGGCAATATCTTCAAG GGTCCCCGGCTCAGCCAGGACGATGGCAGCCGCGTGTTGAACAATCACCTGGTGGGCCTGAGTGTGGGCCACACGCCCGTCACCAGGCTGGCCGAGCCTCTGGAGATCGCCTTCTCCCACCAGCGTCTGAGCCCC AACATGACTGTCACCTGTGTCTTCTGGGATGCCACTAAAG GGCCAACTGGAGACTGGTCTTCCAAGGGCTGCTCCACGGAGCCCGGAGCCAAGGGGACCGTCTGCCGCTGTGACCACCTGACCTTCTTCGCCCTGCTGCTG AGGCCCGTCTTGGACCAGGCCACAGCGAAGGCCCTCAAGCACATCTCCTGGGCGGGCTGCGGAGTCTCCATGGTCTTCCTGGCCTTCACCATTGGCCTCTACGTCGCCCTGAG CTCGAAGGTGTCCGATGCCACCTGCGGGGCCCGGGGTGCCGTCATGCACTACTTCCTGCTCTGCGTCTTCACCTGGATGGGCCTGGAGGCCTTCCACCTGTACCTGCTGGTCATCAAGGTCTTCAACACCTATTTCGGGCACTACTTCCTGAAGCTGAGCCTGGTGGGCTGGG GCCTGCCTGCCCTGATCGTCGTCGGCGCCGGGAGTGCCAACAGCTACGGCCTCTACGCCATCCGCGACCTGGAGAACCGTACCTCGCTCGAGCT GTGCTGGTTCCGGGACGGGACAGCCGTCCATGCCCTCTACGTCACCGTCCACGGCTACTTCTTCAGCACTTTCCTCTTCAGCGCCGTGGTCCTGGCCCTGGTGGCCTGGAAGATCTTCACCCTGTCGAGCGCCACGGCGGGCAAGGAGCGGGGGCAGAACCGGAAAGGGGTGCTCACGGTGCTGGGTCTCTCGAGCCTGGTGGGCGCGACGTGGGGGCTGGCGGTCCTCACGCCCCTGGGCCTGTCCACCGTCTACGCCTTCACGCTGCTCAACTCGCTGCAAG GTGTCTTCATCTTCTGCTGGTTTGCCACCCTCTACTTCCCAGGCCAGAGCTCCACGGCCTCCTCCTCCGGCACTGGCCGAGTGGACCGGGCCCAGTCCACGTCTCACGAGTAG
- the ADGRG3 gene encoding adhesion G protein-coupled receptor G3 isoform X1 yields MAAPRGLGALLLLLLLLLLLLLLLASGEERHTEKPRNVCLEHNYEDSYDTLNLGDRAECFTKCGWSESGPCDVGNLQRYWLNYEAHLVEKSGSETVDMPFVKALIRNFRADTEEDLLFSLQPAQIPRQVTKDEDKPPDRVRLPKSLFGALPGNGSVVRLAVTVLDIGPGNIFKGPRLSQDDGSRVLNNHLVGLSVGHTPVTRLAEPLEIAFSHQRLSPNMTVTCVFWDATKGPTGDWSSKGCSTEPGAKGTVCRCDHLTFFALLLRPVLDQATAKALKHISWAGCGVSMVFLAFTIGLYVALRLSRQRFKSEDAPKIHVSLSASLFLLNLVFFVNLESSSKVSDATCGARGAVMHYFLLCVFTWMGLEAFHLYLLVIKVFNTYFGHYFLKLSLVGWGLPALIVVGAGSANSYGLYAIRDLENRTSLELCWFRDGTAVHALYVTVHGYFFSTFLFSAVVLALVAWKIFTLSSATAGKERGQNRKGVLTVLGLSSLVGATWGLAVLTPLGLSTVYAFTLLNSLQGVFIFCWFATLYFPGQSSTASSSGTGRVDRAQSTSHE; encoded by the exons GTGAGGAACGGCACACGGAAAAGCCGAGAAATGTCTGCCTGGAGCACAACTATGAAGACTCTTATGACACCTTAAACTTGGGGGACAGGGCTGAGTGTTTCACCAAGTGTGGGTGGTCGGAGAGCGGCCCTTGCGACGTGGGGAACTTGCAGAG ATACTGGCTGAACTACGAGGCCCACCTGGTGGAGAAGAGTGGGTCGGAGACAGTGGACATGCCTTTCGTGAAGGCTTTGATCCGGAACTTCAGAGCCGACACCGAGGAAGACCTACTCTTCTCTCTGCAGCCCGCGCAG ATTCCGAGGCAGGTGACAAAGGATGAGGATAAGCCCCCCGACAGAGTCCGACTTCCCAAGAGCCTTTTCGGAGCCCTGCCAGGCAACGGGTCCGTGGTCCGGCTGGCTGTCACTGTTCTGGACATCGGTCCGGGCAATATCTTCAAG GGTCCCCGGCTCAGCCAGGACGATGGCAGCCGCGTGTTGAACAATCACCTGGTGGGCCTGAGTGTGGGCCACACGCCCGTCACCAGGCTGGCCGAGCCTCTGGAGATCGCCTTCTCCCACCAGCGTCTGAGCCCC AACATGACTGTCACCTGTGTCTTCTGGGATGCCACTAAAG GGCCAACTGGAGACTGGTCTTCCAAGGGCTGCTCCACGGAGCCCGGAGCCAAGGGGACCGTCTGCCGCTGTGACCACCTGACCTTCTTCGCCCTGCTGCTG AGGCCCGTCTTGGACCAGGCCACAGCGAAGGCCCTCAAGCACATCTCCTGGGCGGGCTGCGGAGTCTCCATGGTCTTCCTGGCCTTCACCATTGGCCTCTACGTCGCCCTGAG ACTGTCTCGGCAGAGGTTCAAGTCCGAAGACGCCCCCAAGATCCACGTGTCCCTGAGTGCTAGCCTGTTCCTCCTGAACCTAGTCTTCTTTGTCAACTTGGAGAGCAGCTCGAAGGTGTCCGATGCCACCTGCGGGGCCCGGGGTGCCGTCATGCACTACTTCCTGCTCTGCGTCTTCACCTGGATGGGCCTGGAGGCCTTCCACCTGTACCTGCTGGTCATCAAGGTCTTCAACACCTATTTCGGGCACTACTTCCTGAAGCTGAGCCTGGTGGGCTGGG GCCTGCCTGCCCTGATCGTCGTCGGCGCCGGGAGTGCCAACAGCTACGGCCTCTACGCCATCCGCGACCTGGAGAACCGTACCTCGCTCGAGCT GTGCTGGTTCCGGGACGGGACAGCCGTCCATGCCCTCTACGTCACCGTCCACGGCTACTTCTTCAGCACTTTCCTCTTCAGCGCCGTGGTCCTGGCCCTGGTGGCCTGGAAGATCTTCACCCTGTCGAGCGCCACGGCGGGCAAGGAGCGGGGGCAGAACCGGAAAGGGGTGCTCACGGTGCTGGGTCTCTCGAGCCTGGTGGGCGCGACGTGGGGGCTGGCGGTCCTCACGCCCCTGGGCCTGTCCACCGTCTACGCCTTCACGCTGCTCAACTCGCTGCAAG GTGTCTTCATCTTCTGCTGGTTTGCCACCCTCTACTTCCCAGGCCAGAGCTCCACGGCCTCCTCCTCCGGCACTGGCCGAGTGGACCGGGCCCAGTCCACGTCTCACGAGTAG